From the Clupea harengus unplaced genomic scaffold, Ch_v2.0.2, whole genome shotgun sequence genome, one window contains:
- the LOC116218337 gene encoding piggyBac transposable element-derived protein 3-like → MISGEDRDEAEVPLVGEEVEIEAVEGQDEEDREDYEPEEADRNLLLEDDLLVNITKKSDIEWRHTPFTPVNTTWESPAPAPEPPEPLTPYDYFKQYVPSEMFQLMTTMTNIYAEQKAVKGYKHATISEIEALVGLHMAMGVLGLPRVRMYWSSSINIGLFRDTLSRDRFFQLRSNLHVVNNNERPSDNTDVFYKVRPLYDSIRKRCLELPLEEDLSIDEQIVPFRGKLSVLQYIKGKPEPWGVKVYFLCGKSGIGYDFLIYQGATTELSEQRKMVLGHGAAVVTHLCQRIQTPSHKLFFDNFFTTYNVLEVLAEKKIHAAGTARVCRFAKPPLKTDKEMKKKGRGSHDEVRSRDGKVVLVKWFDNRSVVLASNFVGVGDEDEVERWEQKEGRFLKIKRPEVVKKYNQAMGGVDKLDQLISLYRIAIRSRKWPLRMITHAFDVAVVNSWLEYRGDEERQGTRPQQIMDLLDFKMNVAEALVRVGKPHALRKRGRPSSSNTPSPCTSPTPHDEPAKKRRAMEQRPIQEVQTDMLDHMPNYDEKKEATRCKLPGCSGKTHVYCDKCKVHFCFVSQRNCFKDAHRK, encoded by the coding sequence ATGATTTCAGGGGAAGACAGGGATGAGGCAGAGGTACCATTGGTAGGGGAAGAAGTTGAGATTGAGGCAGTGGAAGGTCAGgatgaggaagacagagaggattaTGAGCCAGAGGAGGCAGATAGAAACCTGTTACTTGAGGATGACCTTCTTGTAAACATCACAAAGAAGAGTGATATTGAGTGGCGTCACACCCCCTTTACCCCTGTAAACACGACATGGGAaagtcctgctcctgctcctgaacCCCCTGAGCCACTAACACCATATGACTACTTCAAGCAGTATGTTCCCAGTGAGATGTTCCAGCTGATGACAACAATGACTAACATCTATGCAGAACAAAAAGCAGTCAAGGGGTATAAACATGCAACAATATCTGAGATTGAAGCCCTTGTCGGTCTACATATGGCAATGGGGGTACTGGGTTTGCCAAGAGTGCGAATGTACTGGTCTTCCAGTATTAATATCGGCCTTTTCCGGGATACCCTGTCTCGTGACAGATTTTTCCAGCTTCGCTCCAACCTGCATGTGGTGAACAACAATGAGAGGCCTTCTGACAACACTGATGTGTTCTACAAGGTCAGACCACTATATGACTCCATAAGGAAACGCTGTCTAGAGCTGCCATTGGAGGAAGATCTCTCTATTGATGAGCAGATTGTGCCTTTCAGGGGGAAACTTTCTGTGCTTCAGTACATCAAAGGGAAGCCAGAACCATGGGGAGTCAAGGTGTATTTCCTCTGCGGCAAAAGTGGCATTGGTTATGACTTCCTCATCTATCAAGGTGCCACAACAGAGCTCTCTGAGCAGAGAAAGATGGTTTTAGGACATGGGGCAGCTGTGGTCACCCACCTGTGCCAGAGAATCCAGACTCCTAGCCACAAGCTCTTTTTTGACAACTTCTTCACCACCTACAATGTCCTTGAAGTGCTGGCAGAAAAGAAAATCCATGCAGCTGGAACAGCTAGGGTTTGTCGCTTTGCAAAGCCCCCACTGAAGACAGAcaaggaaatgaaaaagaaagggcGGGGGAGCCACGATGAAGTGAGGAGTAGGGATGGAAAGGTGGTTCTAGTCAAGTGGTTTGATAACCGCTCTGTTGTGCTGGCCTCCAACTTTGTTGGTGTAGGAGATGAAGACGAAGTTGAGCGGTGGGAGCAGAAAGAGGGGCGGTTTTTGAAGATCAAGCGTCCAGAGGTGGTGAAGAAATACAACCAGGCCATGGGAGGGGTGGACAAGCTTGATCAACTCATCAGCCTTTACAGGATTGCAATCCGGTCCCGCAAATGGCCACTGCGCATGATTACTCACGCCTTTGATGTTGCTGTAGTGAACAGCTGGCTTGAGTATCGCGGAGACGAAGAACGCCAGGGCACTCGGCCACAGCAAATCATGGATCTCCTTgacttcaaaatgaatgtggcaGAAGCTCTTGTGCGCGTGGGGAAGCCCCATGCATTGAGAAAACGAGGGAGGCCGAGCAGTTCCAACACACCCAGTCCATGTACAAGTCCAACTCCTCATGATGAGCCAGCAAAAAAGAGAAGAGCCATGGAACAACGGCCCATTCAAGAGGTGCAGACCGACATGCTGGACCACATGCCAAATtatgatgaaaaaaaagaagcaacaaGATGCAAATTGCCAGGCTGTTCCGGAAAAACGCATGTCTACTGTGACAAGTGCAAGGTGCACTTCTGCTTTGTGTCACAGAGAAACTGCTTCAAAGATGCCCACAGAAAATAA